taaaaagcactctgataaaattacatacagggcaaccttacgtattgtttgcttcaatcaactcagatcacatgcagccatttttgcaatcaagttgtttccttatgtcatgagggaatgatgtgggcccaaaaaactgtttagagctgaaggattatgttccatgctagcctcattacttgctttttatcatattgttatcagctgcttatgttagggacaaaaagtaagagtacgagctttttcctgattcgccattccacacaacatgtctttgtgactaatgtacatgcagatgatccatagatgaaaaatattcagtacagtagaatctcattacaagatacacttggttgtaagagacatctgaaaatggtttggttggttttccaGTGCTTGCCACTTTAACAACACTGTAAcaagagacacctttgttaccaacgactttttaagtattcactacttcgaagggacacaacccagacacattcacttcatgcaccttgtatGCTgtgaagggcgtaaagatcatGCAATTctcacacaagtcaattgcgcatgtctcttaagcatgaactagaaaaggagggcaacgaggacagtgcagggcagaaagtgtcgacagttgaagctgacgagcgtctaagagcacctcaaaggcactgcgagcaacaaggctttcaaagtgaagtgtttaacttccagaagttaggaaggaagctaacataatctacagtcactaaaaagctgtgaatgttttctttaaagggcccctaaaccacccaggttgaaatttagttgcggtgttgcagttgtacatgttaaggcaacgaacacgtagccacgagaatttttcgaaacggtgcagtaatagcggagctacgtgtttgattatcgaaaagtagtccccgctcattttactaTGTCATCTGGTACgcgccatctggacagtatcgtcttttcctcgcctagtacacctccaaatgttacgggacaggccatcaccaacgagctctgttgctgccacgcaggcccgtcgtcctgcgaggggtggcgctaatgacctcgccaatacaatggaactgtatggtgactctagttgaagagcctcatagggagaccttcctgttggcgtttctgttctttgcccccattggctgcccacaatggcatcgcgagcaacgcgacgaggaaggagtgtgtatttgcttgcaggccttgccggcagtcatacactttcgttcgaccactcgacagcaccggaaactggtgacatcatcagagacagcctggtgatgtcaggacaaactggggggtgcaggataggtccagagaggcgcacggggtcgttttcttcattttgtggtgctcccacaggtGCTACacactgtggcgtttggcatcgtcaattgtgacggcattctgattttgatgcgtgtgtttacttgaaatgttcaaaaaatgtcgagaagtggtttaggggccctttaagccaccctgagcaattattccttcagatatatttaaacatactttagtgatgatgcataataaagtgatctagtctggctcctcagtgttttaaaatttttggtttcaagagacatgtttcccgtgcctcttgagtatctcttctaatgaggcttaactgtaatgtacacacacaattgtgtaactcctcctgcaagtattattcaataagcctggtcactgatgtgcaaagcttgtggttagagagagagagagaaaacatttattcggaccatcgaggtggttgctcttgaggtcgagtgggtggtgtcctcattccaggactccactggccatggctgctcgacgtacttgctggacgagagcttcttgtcccgccagggtatcggcggtcagctgtacctcccaccgctcaaatgacgtgctaggagtctttaagtgttgacgtttgccctcgcacccccacgagatgtgaaagagtgtagggcgtgtgtcgccgcaccaggggcagatgccgcaatatgtatgtgggaacattttactgtatctgtgtaggtttggaaatgtgttggtctgtataagtcgaagagctacggcatcttcagtgctgagctttttgtgaggcggaggataaatcctgcggttgagtcgctggatctcgagtcggtcgcagtaattggatggcaggggcatgaaagtaaagggtggggattgacgAGACGATTGgtcccgctcggttgattagcgctcgagctagggcgttaagttttgatgtccatactgtttagagctatgtttattaattcaggctgttcttattgattcttcgatgcaggagacaatgcctatgaaattattggccctgatgacgagagccctcaaggggcaaacgacatctctgttgcagaagtgagcccgataccacctgaagttaccatgacaggtggcacggcagcaatagatacagagacggccatgtctactgcagctgcaacagtgtacgacgcaagcagcagtgtgtcagcatcagcagcagtgtcagaaggaaccgcaccaggcctgctAGAGCAACATGTGTGTTATCAATGTGACTTTCTTGTAGTGCATAGAACTCATTTGCTCagcatacaaaagcttttcaccacgactgtgagccagtgttcttgtgcagcaagtgcaagactaagttaagtgttataacacagtacaagcatcactttaagatatgcaaacatattacagttgcctccccagccagcccacatagcgacaacaatgtggaacacatggtgggacacacctcttccccattagaaggtagtagagactgtcagtgttgttgctagattaactggtctttgtaggcaactagaaggacaacacaggtgtcataagattgttatgttgttgttgaagaggtaaaatagaagtttgatgcagctgaagtgccaactcatattgagcaaatcaaaaacaaccacctgagaaagcaacactatcggAATTTGGGTATCGATGTGCCGCCATctctggtaaggatggcataggacagaagtgtgatgaaaatcacacagacactgctgttccagcactggtcacagtgagcagtgacttgtagggcaagagagtcaactgaaacgaacattatggcatagtgtcatgctcccatgtgaccactttccatgttattttgcatgatacagctcaaccttcagaaacgagactgcaacttgtctgtaaaaagctttcacaaaaaattattcataacactattaacacagcagtatcttctttttttgtgggttcgaggttcccgtgtgtccattaatgcaacaattctggaaaaaaagaacatgtgtcgtacttacacctttttaacaagtacgagggggacagaacttttgtagtcatgcatcttcatcatactatcaagtttttaaatgacttttataattattattaccagttatacctgagtgcattgtatgcatttagcaggtgtaaaatcaggtcagttggatcagatgccttatctgcaagggagccctatattcaagaaatgtgaattaaaataggtacgttagagacgcagtctttcagcactttattgcgtgtggtttaagcattgctcaatacttttgtggatggcagtttcaaccggcacagcactgcgatttgtcacggtcacgtgtcttcaaagcggtgtttgccatttgtgttgatctgtttgtgtgttcatagagcaagtttttaatttatttttttccgcattcttgtgcttgcactaagcttgtataaggcagttacaaaatgggcgtcactataacgaactgttctgttgagcttacacttgcaaataatagtgttcagatggccgcgcttctatgtaggtgcaccgatagctttgtgtatgttctcatgtttgtataaagcttatataagctagttacaaaatgtatgtcactaagcattgtgatattctttaaagaactgcttggttggttttacacttggAAATTAGTaatgaggcggtggtatttccatgtaggcccactgctagctttctgtgtgctcacgtgtttgtattaagcttttacaagggagttacagcatgtacatcactaagcgctgtgatatttttaaagaactgctttgttggttttacacctgtgagtaatagtactcgggtggcacttgtcatgtgtaggtacacagggaccatttgtatatattatgctcatgtaaagcagttacaaagtgtatgtcactaatcactgtgatatttgttgaagaattgctgtgatggttttacacatgtgaataatagtgatcaggacacagtacttgcgatgtatagttgaatttatacagtgccaagacatgggctgtatacgtaccaaaagaaatgtatgtcattatattgttgtgatcattactgtttggattttattaaactctaataacgtttttttcttgtatctattgaggtatggcaatttgtcatgcaacaaaactgaggacctgaacttgtgcatacaaataaacagctaatttaagactatactgctcatattctgcgaaaccagtttaacaaatcttgtactacaatgctggaaaaatgacagagctgacagggatgtacagaaagagttctgcactggctgaaggactgccccataCTGGAGTtagtaatgttgcgtttattggagtagaacagtaagtgcacttctattaaaaatgtgacagtcaatgcagaaacataaggcagacgagcagatgtggcacatctTTTTCGGGGCTCTCCATGCCtgctactgcatttctagtcgtcctgtgctcttcgtataagcccctgttcagccaaggtttttactccatgacagttgttctactgggttcgtagcaatattgaagaaaaaaatgcaatggttttcaagaactttcgacgccccgacacagtaacttcaaggacctcgtgcgatttttttagtagtttggacaggcaataacttgttcaacaaaatcgttaactttaatgcaaacaaaagaatagaaaacaaatcgcatttcactgatttcaaacatttgaaagactgctaatttgcctttcaccgcccatcactaaacgcacacaaggaagcatttcaagaaattgctcaaagtttttctgcaatagcacaattaactacttggacctgcaacatttgcagtttttgaatgctgtttggtttgacagtgtatgtgatatcatgtgttgcctcagcttttcatcaccaaataagcaatagtcatttgtAAATTCCTtctattgtgtctgtagctctcgatttactcatcacggcttttctttgaatgcctcaactgttgagcttcctgcttctgctcctccaagtacatttgtcgccggttccatgtgcctaaaactggtatctgcagctcctttgtaatttcaactttaaggatgtcgctttccttctattacctccacggacaattctctgtgacatgcgaagagtgtcacagaaaggggaaaaaaaaacacttggcaatgtctgctaagtcaagccaagtgtacaaatttaaggactttccagtacttctaaaaattccagggttttcaatgccttgaatatggcattttagaaataaggggttttcaaggatcgctacaaaccctggattctagcacctaaataattttacaagcttattttggcatagAGTTCgtaaattcatgctttttagctaacgctgcactatctctgtgcattgaagccacgagagcgcaaccattttggagtaaagaaaactactgaaagcttttaataccactctttttctatggagcttcgtattgcctagttaagtttacgaatgtgcctggttttggtgggcgtttcttcgacattttctttgagaagtagatgactaacccccgtattcagaaatgtatgttaatacaaagctcatgcttgactttagataaacgacgcctggtgcgaacgtcccctagacgctcactgcctttcttttggtgcgttcacgacttgcgtcatttagatcaagtcaagcatgggcttcaagttatgatgcatttctgaatatgggggtaagcgtgcgcaattccgggcaacgcattgtgccattgacactgagaggaaacggggaaaacaaagttaacgccctatgctcctaaactttcgcaTACCTGTGGtatgcgtgtatcgtggaagaagaaacagcgcaaacaccaggacgaaaaaaatcatcaaccacaccagcgcttcgtggtgtggtccatgtttttgcgtcgtgcttctgttgcgctctttcttctaaaatgctcaaccaactagccggcaagtccatcctttgcatatatattgaacacacgtatgaaagtagatggtcttcgaagcttttagaacgagccctgccacaggatacgagcagtgcacgcgtaacaagtggtcacattagtcatttaaacatgcgtgccaatgcatgtgacgcggctatcggcataagcagtctccaaatgctggaatgcatgcacttcaaaacgctaacgatccgctgctaatgcaggacaacagctcacaacggactgaaccaaactctaaactaatgcacttgaaaagcaCGCCTACACGGCATCGTGAGGCACGttgaaatgcctggtactggcgtcgcagttgaccacatacgaatggaactggcggaaaaaaataaacagaaatactcaccagtatacgcgcgacttaaattcacatacgtggatggttggcacgatactttgtatccgcgtattttcggagaacatattatgcatggactggaaaagcactcgatcgtgcgctgaacggcacatttgttatttttctggggtgacgacaagccgttaatagttctcacgtcgtcgtctacgttgtattccttcgttagtcgtagcaaggaatggaaatgatgcaaacgcaaacgtattacagtacacaacagcacagcacactgcagagaaactcaaCCCACCGCAgcagattcctcaaatacatttgttatatatataacctctaaaagaACACGATTGAGTGTGGTGgttttgtggtgtaatggttaggatgtgtgctttgaattgtataaattcgagtgtacgcgggttcgaatccacgtgatgtatagagcaatgtggttcttcATAAGTATGTCATGCCCTTGTCTATCATGTTCTAATTAGGTTATGTGACTTATGAGTGTGATATTTGCGGATTAAGTCTCCGTTaactcttttttttctccgcggtggcgttcgggacgcatacgcataggccgattccgagcagtcacgcctcatggtaggcagcaaatagccaggaaaaatgactttaaaagcctgcataactttgctcacgcctattcagAAGGctgcttggaattgggccactgactctgaggagccgccttgGGAAGGTATATCAGCggccctaatttgatctgatttcctgcctgcatgcgtggccaggacttcgctacgagggtattgggaagagtactagcactctgtttgggggagtagaagtactcggtctggtggagtgccattacccctgcggtgagagtattagcactctgcggaagagtactagcactccctgtgggaagagtattatcactctgcggaagagtactagcaatcccttgcggtggagtaacaaaactctgtcaacaggagttgacctactctctctcaaagagggtcgatctactctcgaaaagagagtgaaatatgggacaagccgctactccctcaaagggagtgcccggcactctcttagtttttagagtgtaggacaaaccatgatgtatgcactaaaggatatgaaggataatatcatcagcaatctcgaagatacagtaaaagcagcggtaAAATTCTAAgatgacctgtatacagtacccagaggagtcacgatagttcactaaGAAACAGTAgtaaacaggatacagaaactctcctataactagcgatgaggtcagaagggcccttcaagacatgaaacgatgaacagcgggaggataaggtggaataacagtcgatttaatcaaagatggaggagacataatgcttggaaaactggcggctctttatacgaagtgtctatcgactgcaagggtcccagaaaaatggaagaatgcagacattatattaatccacaaaaaaggagacgttaaagaatagaacaattatgggaccattagcttgctcccagtattatataaaatatttaccaaaataatctcgaatagaataaggttgacgctggattttgtcaaccaagggaacaggctggcttcaggaatactttacaatggatcccatccatgtcatcaatcaggttatcgcgaaatctgcagagtacaataagcctctctatgtggcttatatagattacgaaaaggcatttgattcagtagagataccagcaatcgtagaggcactacgtaatcaaggagtacagaacgcttacgtaaaaagcttggaaaatattgctacatgcgtgaggtatttgtttgtttgaatgaggcgcgtaggcgccatcactccagaaaagaggagcaagaacgaactgggctcgcgctgtgaatctaaccgatGAGTGCtacaaccgttgttgtaaatataatctgtaaataggttctcgtcttactgactcgtctttcgcgttagaatatctacagaggttctacagctaccttaattctacacaagaaaagcagggagatacctatagagaaaggggtcagacagagagagacaatttctccaaagtgttcactgcgtgcttagaagaattcaaggtattaaactgggaaggcttagaagtaaagatcgacggcaaatatctcagcaaccttcggtttgccgatgacattgttctattcaacaacaatgcagacgagttacaacaaatgattggagaccttaacagagagagtgtaagagtggggttgaatattattatgcagaagatgaagataatgataaatagccgggcaaaggaacaagagatcaggatggccagtcggccactagagactttGAAGGAGTACGtgtacctaggtcaattaatgagagggaaccctgatcatgagaaggaaattcacagaagaataaaaataggtttgatcgcatacgacagacattgccagctcctgactggaagcttaccattattattgaaaagtgagctgtgcaatcagtgcattttgccagtgcaatatgtccagtgccagtgcatttgccagtgcatatgggccgagacttgagagcaagttaaggaccacgcaaggagcgatcgaacgaagattgctaggcgtgacgttaagagagaaagagagtggtttggatcagagagcgaacgggtatagacgattctctaattgacatcaagatgaAAAAATGtagcttggcaggtcatgtaatgcgccggttagataaccgttggaccattagggttacagactGGGTACCAAGAGCaaggaaacgcaatcgaggacgacaaaacacaaggtggagcgatgaagttaggaaattcgcgggcgctagttggaatcggttggcgcaggacaggggtaattggagatcgcagggagaggccttcgtcctgcagtggacataaaaccggacgatgatgatggtggtggtgatgatgatgatggaggtggtgggcccccccgaaaaaaaatcctgggtacgtgcctgatgccCAAGGAATTTCATCGCACGCCCGGATGGCTGCACAAGGGTGGGCACACGCGCCGAACACGCCTGCATGCACCGCATGGTGTGTCGAATTCTCGTACCGATACTCCGAGCTCTCAGCAGAAGACTAAATTCAACAAGAACGTCAGGACCGCAGTTATTCGGGCGGCTCGCATGCCCACAATGCCTGCGGAAGAAATtaagatcgtcgtgcggccccGCGGAGGGCTCGATATTTCCAAGGCGGGAGCTGCATGCGTGGCTACTGCCATCATGGCGGCAGCGGGAATTGAGAAGGCAGATTGAGCTGGGAATATGGCGTGTCCCAATACCCATCAGAACATTATGGTGCTCAGCACTCCGTGTGAGGAGCGAGCGAACAAGTATGCTCGAATACAAGCTATCAACGTCCAAGGCAAAATATACGAAGTGAGCGCTTACGGAACGACCGCCCACGACACAGTCAAGGGCGTGATCAGGGGCATAGCGCTCGAGGACAGCGAAGCCGAAATAATGCAGCAGATCGTTACAAAGTACAACCCCCTCACCGTGGGAGCGAAGCGTATCGGGAACACGACGACAATAATCGTTGTGTTCAACGGTATCAAGGTTCCCAAGTATGTACGTTATGCATCCACGCTCTATCCGTGCAGTCTCTACAGGAAGCAAATAGAAGTTTGCAAAGTATGCGGCAAGGTCTGCCACAGGCGCGACGTGTGCCCCACACCGAACGTACGTGTTTGTCTTTCATGCGGTGTTTCTAATCCTAGATAGGGCCACAAGTGTGTCCCCAAGTGCAAGCTCTGTGGAGAAGAACACCCCACTGGGGACCGCCTCTGCAGAGCCAAATACAAGGTTCCGTACGTCGTGCGGCGACGGCGATAGGAACGCCGTAACGCCGAAGAACAGCGAAAGCAAGCACTCGAATCAAGCGCCTTTCCACGCCTAGGACGCTCGCGCAGCGCTTCCCGTGGCGGATCCCGCAGCGCGTCGCGCCATGCCTCACGCCACGCGTCACGTTACGCTTCCCGTCATGCCTCGCGCAGCGCATCTCGCGGCCGTGACTCGTCGGACAGGAACAGCTGCGGTGCAAAGCGATCGCGCTCCCGTGACAAAGTCAACTGGGCCGACGTAGCCAAGGGCGAAGTTAAAGGCAGCAGCGCCAGCTCCAACAGCGCCACTAGTGGCCGAAGCACTCCGAGCAGCTGGCAGGCGTGGATTACCAGCCCCTACTACAAAGAACTCGAACAACTCCGCGCAACCAATGCGACGCTGGTAGAAACCACGTGCCGGCTTGCCGAACAGCTTGCCGAGGTCAAGAAATAACTTCAACCACAGCAAGCCCATCCAAGGACAGACCCAGCTCAGTCACCCGAGACACCTACACCCACCACCGACACGCCATCACACCAAGGCATGCAATCAATGGACACAACACAAGACTAGCACCAGGAGGAGAAGACCACTGATCCAACCACCAAGAAACGAGCACGCACCGAACCTAAACCCACCTTTGTCCCCCAGCAGAACACCGACGCGCAATCGCACCAAGGCAGAGAATCAAAGGACCAAGTCCAAGACGCGCCACAGGAGGAGAAGACCACTGACCCAACCACCAAGAAACGAACGCGCACTTCATCACGACATTACAAGGACCTGACGCAATTGGCACTCAGCTCGAGGCCAAAATTGAAGCTCTCGCCAACACCTACGCCAGCACGGCTGCCGTGACCGAGCAACGACTGGCACGGCTGGAGGAACTGATCACCACGTCCTTCCGCACCTTACAAGAGCGTTTCGAATTCATTAAACACACCCTCAAGCCCATAGTGCGCAGCCCCATCTTTTCAGCGGAATTCGCCAACCACCCATACCTCCAAGAACAGACGCAAGCCCCACCCTCGCCACAACTATGTCCCAACACCAATCCACAATAGGACCGCTACCGGGCCTtacggtgtggcagtggaactgccacaGTTACAAGAACAATAaagcagtgctgcaacaacatattACCACAGTAAGCCGTACGCTAGGCCTGCCCGTAGGAAACCCGACATTATACTGCTGCAAGAAACGGCGACGGTGACCCCCACCCTCCCTGGGTATCGCCCTCACGTTAGCCAAGCGGAGGGACGGGGCGTCTGCACGTTCGTCCGCAAAGGGCTCATGTTCATCGAGCACCAACTCAGACACGGCCGCAGCAGGGTGCAATACGCCTTCACCGAAATCATTCCAAGCAAGCAATGGAAAGGCATCGTGTTCATCGCCAACATCTACAGTAACCCCaagcaccaaacacagaaattcaagaccctactacacacagccagcacccaagccagggacaacacgttgctgatcggaggggacttcaacgccgcccATCGAGCGTGGGGTTATGTGAAGGACACGTCCAAGGGACGGGACTTATTACAGGATACCCTGGACCACAAATGTGTCCTAATCACGGACCCCGCGCATCCTACCCGCATCGGGAACTCCGTACCacgagacaccacaccagaccttacATTCATCAAAAATGACCATACgggcaaagtaacatggcacaacatgggcgtcgacctgggcagtgaccactacatcctcgaaattACGATACCCAACCATTTACGGAGCAATACCATTATACACAAGTGGACGTACTGGGACGAATTCCGTAAGGGGCGCCTGACCACAGCACAAGACATCACAGAGATTGAAACCTGGACGGCGGAGCTCGgcgatgcagtgcgctcagccacaaaGGCCATAGAAACAGATGAGgacgtcatcatcatggacagCCGCCTGGCCCATCTGATAGAGGCCAAACGTTCGATACAGGTGCGTTGAAGCAGCACCGGCTGAACTGCAAATTGAGGAAGAAGGTGGCTGACTTAAACAGGGCCATTGAACAACATTGCATGCTCCTGTGccgtcaacagtggaacgagatctgcaaccgAGCTGGCAGGGAATTGCATCGCAGTTGTAGatggaatctatttcggcacctcctagaCGAAACGAAGACCAAGTCATACCAGCGCGACCGCCTGGCCCACCTCATCcacaccatcacacaacaacaaggaaaagacgctgttatcaggagcctggaagccaggtatctgccagacacgccaacGGAAACCCACCCGCTGTACGGGGGGCGTCCCAACGCGTGGCTCGACCGAGACGTTACCATACCAGTGGTACGGGTAACGGGTaatacctagagaaggaaggcctctatcctgacacgatgatcggcttccTACGCAGACTCAGCccacaagatgccatgttacaaTTCAAACAAGAAATCATTgacaacaagacacaagacagcaaagtaattctgggtctcgatttacaaagtgcattcgacaaagtcaaacactcagccatattaggacaagtatcaagactcaacatgggggtaacgagctacagttatattcaagacttcttgaccaaccgcatggtggaactgcacgccggagacctcgagctccccgaacacaagctcggcagtacgggtactccacAAGGTTCAGTCATGtcgccgttgctctttaacctcgtcatgatcggggttgcgagggcagtagcggggaccggcgtccggcatacgatctacgccgacgacattaccctgtgggtggccggcggcaccgacgccagcatcgagcaacagctgcaagcggcggttaccgccatcgagcagcaccttgacgGTACAGCCCtaatgtgctcgcccgccaaatctgagctgttcgtcctcacaccacttcgaccgggacggaagcgcgctcccCTTCGGGAGTGTGATCGCatcaagattgtaactgcatcggggcaacgcatccccgaaattcccaagatcagggtcctgggcctgctgctcaacaagagcggccgcaacgacgagaccatcaacaagcttaccaccaaggcaatgtacgccatccggctcatacatcgagtctctacacgacgggcgggcatgcgGGAAGACAGTttcgtgcgccttgtccagtcgttcgtgatcagtc
This Dermacentor albipictus isolate Rhodes 1998 colony chromosome 1, USDA_Dalb.pri_finalv2, whole genome shotgun sequence DNA region includes the following protein-coding sequences:
- the LOC139054684 gene encoding uncharacterized protein, giving the protein MPKNLNTLACNLDKKTRTTQDVHFSAPCQLPEVTRTQATSGTRLYHCSAAEIASTSGFATAVSQHVGDNAYEIIGPDDESPQGANDISVAEVSPIPPEVTMTGGTAAIDTETAMSTAAATVYDASSSVSASAAVSEGTAPGLLEQHVCYQCDFLVVHRTHLLSIQKLFTTTVSQCSCAASARLS